In the Leifsonia sp. 466MF genome, one interval contains:
- a CDS encoding TetR/AcrR family transcriptional regulator, which translates to MADDVEDVLPRAVALSWGVAEHPQRGPKRELSIERIVDTAIEIADADGLGAVSMSRIAGDLGFTTMSLYRYVTSKDDVLALMQDAVCAIPIPPDDELGRRGDAGSQEGSRTDGSDHDWRAGLRRWALANIEVIQAHPWFPDIPISGIPLMPNNLAVLDWGLREMRGLPLTDAEKMSTALLLSSYARAVAIVERDVSRSRSADAPPAHGEAFTAALAELVTPERFPDLAPLMSSGAYADSDGADDQDDFAFGLERILDGIATYMAARRSGEPVTPYEDRPEPIPRDKAVREAAKARREAESRLREARKNEREAIARARERAAREAERAAR; encoded by the coding sequence ATGGCCGACGACGTCGAGGATGTCCTCCCCCGCGCCGTCGCGCTCAGCTGGGGCGTCGCCGAACACCCGCAGCGCGGGCCGAAGCGCGAGCTGAGCATCGAGCGCATCGTCGACACGGCCATCGAGATCGCGGACGCCGACGGCCTGGGCGCGGTGTCCATGAGCCGCATCGCCGGCGACCTCGGCTTCACGACGATGTCGCTCTACCGGTACGTCACCAGCAAGGACGACGTCCTCGCTCTGATGCAGGATGCGGTCTGCGCCATCCCGATCCCGCCGGACGACGAGCTGGGGCGGCGCGGGGACGCCGGCAGCCAGGAAGGCTCGCGCACGGACGGCTCGGATCACGACTGGCGTGCCGGGCTGCGGCGGTGGGCCCTGGCGAACATCGAGGTGATCCAGGCGCACCCGTGGTTCCCCGACATCCCGATCAGCGGCATCCCGCTGATGCCCAACAACCTGGCCGTGTTGGACTGGGGGCTCCGTGAGATGCGCGGCCTGCCGCTCACGGACGCCGAGAAGATGTCGACAGCGCTTCTGCTGTCGTCGTACGCCCGCGCGGTCGCCATCGTCGAGCGGGATGTGAGCCGCTCGCGCTCCGCCGACGCTCCGCCCGCCCACGGCGAGGCGTTCACCGCAGCGCTCGCCGAGCTGGTGACGCCCGAGCGCTTCCCCGACCTGGCGCCGCTCATGTCATCAGGTGCTTACGCGGACTCCGACGGCGCCGACGACCAGGACGACTTCGCGTTCGGACTGGAGCGCATCCTCGACGGCATCGCGACGTACATGGCCGCACGGCGGAGCGGCGAGCCCGTCACCCCCTACGAGGATCGGCCGGAGCCGATCCCGCGTGACAAGGCGGTTCGCGAGGCGGCGAAGGCGCGCCGGGAGGCGGAGTCGCGACTGCGCGAGGCCCGCAAGAACGAGCGCGAGGCGATCGCGCGCGCCCGCGAGCGCGCCGCCCGTGAGGCGGAGCGCGCCGCCCGCTGA
- a CDS encoding ATP-binding cassette domain-containing protein → MNGTAIEVVGLRKSFGEQTVLDGIDLRVRSGSVFALLGPNGAGKTTLITILSTLVRPDAGSVTVAGHDVVAEPEEVRRAISVTGQSAAVDGVLTGEENLRMMARLSGFTAAESRRRAGELIDAFDLAAAARKRVKTYSGGMRRRLDLALSLVATPPVIFLDEPTTGLDTRSRQALWDIIQDLARRGTTILLTTQYLEEADQLADRIAVLDHGTIVAEGTATELKARVGGEVVELRDAHGEIVREVPTDGSVEALRDAIDTLDALRVPGASIGIRKPSLDDAFLALTGQSVQNVPQNTSTEKEVVR, encoded by the coding sequence ATGAACGGAACCGCGATCGAGGTGGTCGGCCTCCGCAAGTCCTTCGGGGAGCAGACGGTCCTCGACGGCATCGACCTGCGCGTGCGGTCGGGGAGCGTCTTCGCGCTGCTCGGGCCGAACGGTGCGGGCAAGACGACGCTGATCACCATCCTCTCGACCCTGGTCCGGCCCGACGCGGGAAGCGTCACGGTCGCCGGTCACGACGTGGTCGCCGAGCCCGAGGAGGTGCGGCGCGCGATCAGCGTGACGGGCCAGTCCGCGGCGGTCGACGGCGTGCTCACGGGGGAGGAGAACCTGCGGATGATGGCACGGCTCTCCGGCTTCACCGCCGCCGAGTCGCGCCGAAGGGCCGGCGAGCTGATCGACGCGTTCGACCTGGCCGCGGCGGCACGCAAGCGCGTCAAGACCTACTCCGGCGGGATGCGACGGCGCCTCGACCTGGCGCTCAGCCTGGTCGCGACGCCGCCGGTCATCTTCCTGGACGAGCCGACGACCGGCCTCGACACCCGCAGCAGGCAGGCGCTCTGGGACATCATCCAGGATCTGGCGCGTCGAGGAACCACCATCCTGCTCACCACGCAGTACCTCGAGGAGGCGGACCAGCTGGCCGACCGGATCGCGGTCCTCGACCACGGGACGATCGTCGCGGAGGGGACTGCCACCGAGCTGAAGGCGCGCGTCGGCGGCGAGGTCGTCGAGCTCCGCGACGCGCACGGCGAGATCGTACGGGAGGTGCCGACCGACGGAAGCGTCGAGGCGCTCCGCGACGCCATCGACACGCTCGACGCCCTCCGCGTCCCCGGAGCCTCCATCGGCATCCGCAAGCCGTCGCTCGACGACGCCTTCCTCGCCCTGACCGGGCAGTCCGTCCAGAACGTCCCCCAGAACACCTCGACCGAGAAGGAGGTCGTCCGATGA
- a CDS encoding MraY family glycosyltransferase translates to MTLLLALALISAVITFGMSFVVYKLAMRYRLYPKIRARDVHTRPTPRLGGVAMFLGILVAFGVSWLLSSQFGVLTLIFSDQGPILAILGASLLIVVIGVADDIWDLDWMTKLAGQFVAAGLVAWLGVQIYSLPIGGLTVGSPVMSIIITLFAIVLVMNAINFIDGLDGLVAGVALIANGTFLVYTYLLQREISPQNYFSLAGVIAAILVGACAGFLPLNWHPAKMFMGDAGALLIGLLMATSAISVTGTINPQDLQTLGRSSLVPAFIPIILPFAVLIIPLLDFGLAVIRRLRAGKSPFSADRKHLHHRLLDMGHTHLHAVLIFYAWTAVLSIGCLLFFFDPYWMAIVFVAIGLVVCTAFTLAPLSRRKANEAVAELAPAGSREAAETARFDQLDAASESTPATPASPTSPTALTEETR, encoded by the coding sequence GTGACCCTCCTCCTCGCCCTCGCACTGATCTCGGCCGTCATCACGTTCGGGATGTCGTTCGTCGTCTACAAGCTGGCGATGCGGTACCGCCTGTACCCGAAGATCCGGGCTCGCGACGTGCACACCCGGCCGACGCCCCGCCTCGGCGGCGTCGCGATGTTCCTCGGCATCCTGGTCGCGTTCGGCGTCTCGTGGCTGCTGTCGAGCCAGTTCGGCGTGCTGACGCTGATCTTCTCCGACCAGGGGCCGATCCTCGCGATCCTGGGGGCCTCCCTGCTCATCGTCGTGATCGGCGTCGCCGACGACATCTGGGATCTCGACTGGATGACGAAGCTGGCCGGGCAGTTCGTGGCCGCCGGCCTCGTCGCCTGGCTGGGCGTGCAGATCTATTCGCTGCCGATCGGCGGCCTCACCGTCGGTTCGCCGGTCATGTCGATCATCATCACGCTGTTCGCCATCGTGCTGGTGATGAACGCGATCAACTTCATCGACGGCCTGGACGGGTTGGTCGCGGGCGTCGCGCTGATCGCGAACGGCACCTTCCTCGTCTACACCTACCTCCTCCAGCGCGAGATCAGCCCGCAGAACTACTTCAGCCTCGCCGGCGTGATCGCCGCGATCCTGGTCGGCGCCTGCGCCGGGTTCCTGCCGCTCAACTGGCACCCCGCGAAGATGTTCATGGGAGATGCGGGCGCGCTGCTGATCGGCCTGCTCATGGCGACCTCGGCGATCTCGGTGACGGGGACGATCAACCCGCAGGACCTGCAGACGCTCGGCCGGTCGTCGCTCGTCCCGGCGTTCATCCCGATCATCCTGCCGTTCGCGGTGCTCATCATCCCGCTGCTCGACTTCGGGCTCGCGGTCATCCGCCGCCTGCGCGCGGGCAAGTCGCCGTTCAGCGCCGACCGCAAGCACCTGCACCACCGACTGCTCGACATGGGTCACACCCACCTCCACGCGGTGCTCATCTTCTATGCGTGGACCGCCGTGCTGTCGATCGGCTGCCTGCTGTTCTTCTTCGACCCGTATTGGATGGCGATCGTCTTCGTCGCGATCGGGCTCGTGGTCTGCACCGCGTTCACGCTCGCTCCGCTGAGCCGCAGGAAGGCGAACGAGGCCGTCGCCGAGCTCGCACCGGCGGGCAGCCGCGAGGCAGCGGAGACCGCGCGCTTCGACCAGCTGGATGCGGCGAGCGAGAGCACGCCGGCCACGCCCGCATCCCCGACATCCCCGACCGCTCTGACCGAGGAGACCCGATGA
- a CDS encoding L-threonylcarbamoyladenylate synthase has translation MASIYDCSVDSELLTGMRLARAAIGRGELVVIPTDTVYGVAADAFSPAAVQRLLDAKGRGRQSPPPVLVPGIPTLAALAERVPDEVDALVKAFWPGGLTIVLPASPSLVWDLGETKGTVALRMPKDTIALELLSETGPLAVSSANLTGRPAARTAAEAEAMLGDSISVYLDGGEAGSDYEHVEGKDSSSTIVDATALAAGVGGLRILRHGVISVDQLREVVGDALDEPAAAADAAP, from the coding sequence ATGGCCTCCATCTACGACTGCTCCGTTGACTCCGAGCTGCTCACCGGCATGCGCCTCGCACGGGCCGCGATCGGGCGCGGCGAACTCGTCGTCATCCCCACCGACACGGTGTACGGGGTGGCTGCGGACGCCTTCAGCCCTGCCGCCGTGCAGCGCCTGCTCGACGCGAAGGGACGCGGCCGCCAGTCGCCGCCCCCGGTGCTGGTCCCCGGCATCCCGACGCTCGCCGCCCTCGCCGAGCGGGTGCCGGACGAGGTGGATGCGCTGGTGAAGGCCTTCTGGCCAGGCGGCCTCACGATCGTCCTGCCCGCGTCGCCGTCGCTGGTCTGGGATCTCGGCGAGACGAAGGGCACGGTCGCCCTCCGCATGCCGAAGGACACGATCGCGCTCGAGCTGCTGTCCGAGACCGGTCCGCTCGCCGTGTCGTCCGCGAACCTGACCGGCCGCCCGGCCGCCCGTACCGCCGCAGAGGCCGAGGCCATGCTGGGCGACTCCATCTCCGTCTACCTCGACGGGGGAGAGGCCGGTTCCGACTACGAGCACGTCGAGGGCAAGGACTCCTCGTCGACGATCGTGGATGCGACCGCTCTGGCCGCAGGTGTGGGCGGACTGCGCATCCTGCGCCACGGCGTCATCTCGGTCGATCAGCTGCGCGAGGTCGTCGGCGACGCCCTGGACGAGCCGGCGGCCGCTGCGGACGCCGCCCCGTGA
- the epsC gene encoding serine O-acetyltransferase EpsC gives MPIFRAREDIRNARRHDPAARTGFEVATAYSGLHAVWSYRIAHRMWRAGLRTPARLLSQFTRFLTGIEIHPGARIGRRFFIDHGMGVVIGETTWIGDDVMLYHGVTLGGRGSGHGKRHPTVEDGVIVGAGAKVLGAITIGARSVIGANAVVTRDAPADSLLVGVPAHPRPRSGHEQIAGDDWIDPAMYI, from the coding sequence GTGCCGATCTTCCGAGCGCGCGAGGACATCCGCAACGCGCGCAGGCACGACCCTGCGGCCCGCACCGGGTTCGAGGTCGCCACGGCGTACTCCGGGCTTCATGCCGTGTGGTCGTATCGCATCGCGCACCGGATGTGGCGCGCGGGCCTGCGGACGCCCGCGCGGTTGCTGTCGCAGTTCACCCGCTTCCTGACCGGGATCGAGATCCATCCGGGCGCGCGCATCGGTCGCCGTTTCTTCATCGACCACGGGATGGGCGTGGTGATCGGCGAGACGACGTGGATCGGCGACGACGTCATGCTCTACCACGGCGTCACGCTGGGCGGCCGGGGGAGCGGGCACGGCAAACGGCATCCCACGGTGGAGGACGGCGTGATCGTCGGCGCCGGGGCCAAGGTGCTCGGTGCGATCACGATCGGGGCGCGCTCGGTGATCGGGGCGAACGCCGTCGTCACGCGGGATGCGCCCGCTGACTCGCTGCTCGTCGGCGTGCCAGCGCATCCCCGCCCCCGCTCCGGCCACGAGCAGATCGCGGGCGACGACTGGATCGACCCGGCCATGTACATCTGA
- a CDS encoding HAD family hydrolase, which yields MDVYFFDCDKTLYDYDFHKRLPKLAELGGVSQYRLASSWWAGGHERAAEIGEYATSEEYLEAFAEVTGARLTLAQWQEARKAAMTPIPGAIAALHEAATLGTVSLLSNNPIPFKDSLPVLTPEIVDVLQDNDLVSAVLGARKPERRIYTRALGRFGVRPEDAILFDDSIANVEGARECGMHAYHFAKREDGTFDTDGMLDALHAFSAR from the coding sequence ATGGATGTCTACTTCTTCGACTGCGACAAGACGCTCTACGACTACGACTTCCACAAGCGGCTGCCCAAGCTCGCGGAGCTGGGAGGCGTGAGCCAGTACAGGCTCGCATCCAGCTGGTGGGCGGGTGGACACGAGCGTGCGGCCGAGATCGGCGAGTACGCCACGAGCGAGGAGTACCTGGAGGCGTTCGCCGAGGTGACCGGCGCCCGGCTGACGCTCGCGCAGTGGCAGGAGGCGCGGAAAGCGGCCATGACGCCCATCCCCGGCGCCATCGCGGCGCTGCACGAGGCCGCGACGCTGGGGACGGTGTCGCTGCTGTCGAACAACCCCATCCCGTTCAAGGACTCGCTGCCGGTGCTGACGCCCGAGATCGTCGACGTGCTGCAGGACAACGACCTGGTCTCGGCCGTGCTCGGCGCACGGAAGCCCGAGCGCCGGATCTACACCAGGGCGCTCGGGCGGTTCGGGGTGCGGCCGGAGGACGCCATCCTCTTCGACGACTCGATCGCGAATGTGGAGGGCGCCCGCGAGTGCGGGATGCACGCGTACCACTTCGCCAAGCGCGAGGACGGCACCTTCGACACCGACGGTATGCTCGACGCCCTCCACGCCTTCTCCGCCCGCTGA
- a CDS encoding ABC transporter permease: MTALTVPVRSARRVSPFTSTLVFVGRSVRHSLRDVDALTMAIALPVILMLLFTFVFGGAIDRSGDYVQYVVPGIILLCAGFGASSTAVDVANDMSDGIVDRFRTMPLRSRGVVTGHVVASLLRNLVATGVVIGVALLLGFRPTADVAQWIGALGIVALFILAITWLFAAIGLAAKSPTAASGYGFAVLFLPYLSSAFVPTDTMPDWLRWVAENQPITPIIETIRAPLFGRDPGTDLWWALGWCALIVAAAYVWAAWLFRRSAGRR; the protein is encoded by the coding sequence ATGACCGCTCTCACCGTCCCCGTCCGCTCGGCGCGGCGGGTTTCGCCCTTCACGAGCACCCTCGTCTTTGTGGGCCGCAGCGTCCGCCACTCGCTCCGCGATGTGGACGCGCTCACCATGGCCATCGCGCTTCCGGTGATCCTCATGCTGCTGTTCACGTTCGTGTTCGGCGGCGCCATCGACCGCTCGGGGGATTACGTCCAGTACGTCGTGCCCGGAATCATCCTGCTGTGCGCCGGTTTCGGGGCGTCGAGCACCGCGGTGGATGTGGCCAACGACATGAGCGACGGCATCGTCGACCGCTTCCGGACCATGCCGCTGCGGTCGCGTGGCGTCGTGACCGGACACGTGGTGGCGAGTCTGCTGCGCAACCTGGTCGCGACCGGCGTCGTCATCGGCGTCGCCCTGCTGCTGGGCTTCCGCCCGACCGCCGATGTGGCGCAGTGGATCGGCGCGCTCGGAATCGTCGCCCTGTTCATCCTGGCGATCACCTGGCTGTTCGCCGCCATCGGCCTCGCGGCGAAGAGCCCGACCGCGGCGAGCGGGTACGGCTTCGCCGTGCTGTTCCTGCCGTACCTGTCGAGCGCGTTCGTGCCGACGGACACGATGCCGGACTGGCTGCGGTGGGTGGCCGAGAACCAGCCGATCACCCCGATCATCGAGACGATCCGCGCGCCGCTCTTCGGACGCGACCCGGGCACCGACCTGTGGTGGGCGCTCGGCTGGTGCGCTCTCATCGTCGCGGCCGCCTACGTCTGGGCCGCCTGGCTCTTCCGCCGCTCCGCCGGCCGCCGCTGA